From Paenibacillus physcomitrellae, the proteins below share one genomic window:
- a CDS encoding GerAB/ArcD/ProY family transporter, whose translation MKPQKEQITSLQITFMVTLFEIGSAPLFLLGSHAGQDAWMATAVGSLAGLPLLFLFFWIQSKAADRDWIGLLRSGFGPYIGSILGGTYSFYFAYQSMRNVRDLGELTKLILLPATPMFMTMLIFVMTGGYAVWKGIHVVFRLPEMLLPIVLFLYAMVIAVFFFLKVMDFNRLAPVMENGFWPIVQVAVPNLVSFPFGQTLVFLMFWSFWENKGIPVKQTLIGYLIVSLFLIFVNSVIVAVLSAPIASASEFPMLKAVHSLSSLRFVERLEILLSILLYVGLYMKMTVFFLCAARAMAFITKKTARFWTIPAGVVIFGASFIEQGYAQHFAIGLGPSLKVDVVFQVVVPMILICLLLLKGRKNRRAASGGTNK comes from the coding sequence ATGAAGCCCCAAAAAGAGCAAATCACTTCTCTGCAAATCACTTTCATGGTCACCTTATTCGAGATTGGCAGCGCTCCATTATTTCTGCTTGGCTCGCATGCAGGGCAGGATGCTTGGATGGCTACGGCGGTTGGTTCCCTTGCGGGATTACCGCTTCTCTTCCTGTTCTTCTGGATTCAAAGCAAGGCCGCCGATCGCGATTGGATAGGCCTGCTGCGCAGCGGATTTGGGCCTTATATAGGCTCCATTCTCGGCGGTACCTATTCCTTTTATTTTGCCTATCAATCCATGCGAAATGTCCGCGACTTGGGGGAATTAACCAAGCTCATCTTATTACCGGCTACCCCCATGTTTATGACCATGTTGATTTTTGTTATGACCGGCGGCTATGCAGTTTGGAAAGGGATCCATGTCGTCTTCAGACTGCCTGAAATGCTGCTTCCGATTGTTTTGTTTTTGTATGCCATGGTCATCGCAGTTTTCTTTTTTTTGAAAGTTATGGATTTTAACCGTCTCGCTCCTGTTATGGAGAACGGATTTTGGCCGATTGTTCAGGTAGCCGTGCCCAATCTCGTGTCCTTCCCGTTCGGTCAGACTCTGGTTTTTCTGATGTTCTGGTCCTTTTGGGAGAATAAAGGCATCCCGGTCAAACAGACCTTGATCGGTTACCTGATCGTCAGCTTATTCCTGATCTTTGTTAATTCCGTAATTGTGGCCGTTTTAAGCGCCCCTATCGCTTCTGCCAGCGAGTTTCCCATGCTCAAGGCGGTGCATTCCCTTTCCAGTCTCCGTTTCGTAGAGCGGCTTGAAATCTTGCTGAGCATTTTGCTGTATGTCGGACTGTATATGAAAATGACCGTCTTTTTCCTGTGCGCTGCTAGGGCCATGGCCTTTATCACAAAAAAAACGGCCAGGTTCTGGACGATCCCGGCCGGTGTGGTCATTTTCGGAGCTTCTTTTATTGAACAGGGATACGCCCAGCATTTTGCCATCGGGCTTGGTCCCAGCCTGAAAGTGGATGTGGTCTTCCAGGTCGTCGTTCCCATGATCCTGATCTGCTTGCTGCTTCTCAAAGGACGCAAGAACCGCCGCGCGGCCTCTGGCGGAACAAACAAATAA
- a CDS encoding glycoside hydrolase family 13 protein has protein sequence MHKKWWKEATAYQIYPRSFMDSNGDGIGDLQGIISKLDYLTGLGIHVIWICPTYKSPNDDNGYDISDYQDIMDEFGTMADFDQLLDEVHVRGMKLILDLVINHTSDEHPWFVESRSSKDSPKRDYYIWRDGKSGAEPNNWESIFGGSSWEYDETTGQYFLHVFSKRQPDLNWENPQVRKELYSMINWWLDKGIDGFRVDAISHIKKIPGLPDLPNPDQLAYVPSFEGHRNREGIHELLREMKEETLDHYDVMTVGEASGVTVEEADQWVGEENGTFSMIFQFEHMRLWDKRVDGELDVVELKQTLTRWQKGLENRGWNALFIENHDKPRIVSTWGNDKTYWKASAKALAAMYFLMQGTPFIYQGQEIGMTNVEFEIEDYQDVAIRNLYRLETANGKSHEEIMRIIWKNGRDNSRTPMQWNGREANAGFTTGKPWLKINPNYTEINVEQEQLDPDSIYYFYKHLIKLRSEYEAAVYGTYDLLLPEHEQVYAYTRTFGNEKLLVISNLTDRKAAIELPESLEYTAAGLLLHNLFSEQVALSEQMELEPFESRVYHLIAPAAEPQTGNIPAGHGGSSLPESL, from the coding sequence ATGCACAAGAAATGGTGGAAAGAAGCAACGGCTTATCAAATTTATCCGCGGAGTTTCATGGACAGCAACGGAGATGGCATCGGCGATTTGCAGGGGATTATCTCCAAGCTGGATTATTTGACGGGCCTCGGCATCCATGTAATCTGGATTTGTCCGACCTATAAATCACCCAATGATGATAACGGGTATGATATTTCCGATTACCAGGACATCATGGATGAATTCGGGACGATGGCGGATTTCGATCAGCTGTTGGATGAAGTCCATGTACGCGGGATGAAGCTGATTCTGGATTTGGTCATCAACCATACGTCGGATGAACATCCCTGGTTTGTGGAATCGCGGTCCAGCAAAGACAGCCCCAAACGGGATTATTATATATGGCGTGACGGCAAGAGCGGCGCGGAGCCGAATAACTGGGAGAGCATCTTTGGCGGGTCTTCCTGGGAGTATGACGAGACTACCGGTCAGTATTTCCTGCACGTTTTCTCGAAGCGCCAGCCTGATCTCAATTGGGAGAATCCCCAGGTTCGCAAGGAGCTTTACAGCATGATAAACTGGTGGCTGGATAAAGGGATTGATGGCTTTCGGGTAGACGCTATATCCCATATTAAGAAAATCCCTGGCCTGCCGGATCTGCCGAATCCGGACCAGCTGGCCTATGTCCCCTCGTTTGAGGGTCATAGGAACCGTGAGGGCATTCATGAGCTGCTGCGGGAGATGAAAGAGGAAACGTTAGACCATTACGACGTAATGACGGTAGGGGAAGCGAGCGGAGTAACCGTGGAAGAAGCCGATCAGTGGGTTGGCGAGGAGAATGGCACGTTCAGTATGATCTTCCAGTTTGAGCATATGCGGCTTTGGGATAAACGTGTTGATGGCGAGCTTGATGTGGTGGAATTAAAGCAAACGCTAACCCGCTGGCAAAAAGGACTTGAAAACCGCGGCTGGAACGCGCTGTTTATTGAGAACCACGACAAGCCGCGTATCGTGTCCACCTGGGGAAATGACAAAACCTATTGGAAAGCCTCCGCTAAAGCGCTGGCGGCGATGTATTTCCTGATGCAGGGCACGCCTTTTATTTATCAGGGACAGGAAATCGGCATGACCAATGTGGAATTTGAGATCGAAGATTATCAAGATGTAGCGATCAGGAATCTTTACCGGCTCGAAACGGCAAACGGCAAAAGTCATGAAGAAATCATGCGGATCATCTGGAAAAACGGCCGAGACAACTCTAGGACGCCGATGCAGTGGAACGGCCGCGAAGCCAATGCCGGTTTCACCACCGGCAAGCCTTGGCTGAAGATCAATCCGAATTACACGGAAATCAATGTGGAGCAGGAGCAGCTTGATCCGGACTCCATCTATTACTTCTATAAACATCTGATCAAGCTGCGCAGTGAATACGAAGCGGCCGTCTACGGCACTTATGACCTGCTGCTGCCGGAACACGAGCAGGTATATGCTTACACCCGCACATTTGGCAATGAAAAGCTGCTGGTAATCAGCAACCTGACAGATAGGAAAGCGGCCATCGAGCTGCCTGAATCTCTGGAGTATACAGCTGCAGGATTGCTGCTCCATAACCTGTTCTCCGAGCAGGTGGCGCTTTCGGAACAAATGGAGCTTGAGCCGTTTGAGAGCCGGGTCTATCATCTCATTGCCCCGGCCGCGGAACCGCAAACTGGAAATATCCCCGCCGGGCACGGAGGGAGCTCTTTGCCTGAATCTTTATGA